A part of Geotrypetes seraphini chromosome 9, aGeoSer1.1, whole genome shotgun sequence genomic DNA contains:
- the RABL2B gene encoding rab-like protein 2B isoform X2 — MAGDGLTVPELDQEKYDADENVKIICLGDSAVGKSKLMERFLMDGFRPQQLSTFALTLYKYTTTVDGKTILVDFWDTAGQERFQSMHASYYHKAHACIMVFDVQRKITYKNLNTWYQELREYRPEIPCIVVANKIDADLKVTQKNFNFAKKLNLPFYFVSAADGTNVVKRMRRGKGENKMAVVVEGQKLDLVSSLNWSGRNPGQF, encoded by the exons ATGGCTGGAGATGGACTTACAGTGCCTGAACTGGATCAAGAGAAATATGATGCAGATGAGAATGTGAAAATTATCTGCCTAGGAGACAGTGCAGTGGGAAAATCAAA GCTAATGGAGAGATTCCTGATGGATGGTTT TCGCCCTCAGCAGCTGTCCACGTTTGCTCTTACGCTGTACAAATACACTACCACTGTGGATGGGAAGACGATCCTTGTGG ATTTCTGGGACACAGCAGGACAGGAAAGGTTCCAAAGCATGCACGCTTCCTATTATCATAAGGCACATGCCTGTATAATG GTGTTTGATGTGCAACGAAAGATCACATACAAGAATCTCAATACATGGTATCAAGAGTTGAGGGAGTACAGGCCTGAGATACCCTGCATTGTAGTAGCCAATAAAATTGATG CGGACTTGAAAGTCACTCAAAAGAATTTCAACTTTGCCAAGAAGCTGAATCTACCATTCTATTTTGTCTCTGCCGCAGATGGCACCAATGTAGTGAAG CGTAtgagaagggggaaaggagagaataAAATGGCTGTAGTGGTTGAAGGGCAGAAGCTGGACCTTGTCTCATCACTAAACTGGAGTGGGAGAAATCCTGGGCAGTTTTAA